One region of Glycine max cultivar Williams 82 chromosome 9, Glycine_max_v4.0, whole genome shotgun sequence genomic DNA includes:
- the LOC100527550 gene encoding uncharacterized protein LOC100527550, with translation MPCPSSHLRTSHPPPSSSALSSMKLKSLIHTLIVSHMCRIIRALSKVKATILEILKGSNNQSNNIHFHHKKKQKMTKKIIFGSFRLHYNWCSSKSSHVIPVPARVFEGLPKAGDMIHHHDEQYLYEDCHDDDSQLAGYLQWLEEKVQDDDDDKKACGNEMNEIDMLAEMFIANCHEKFKLEKQESDRRFHEMLARGM, from the coding sequence atgccttgtCCATCCTCCCATCTCAGAACCTCACACCCTCCACCCTCTTCTTCAGCCCTAAGCTCCATGAAGCTCAAGAGCCTCATCCACACCCTCATAGTCTCCCACATGTGCCGCATCATCCGTGCACTCTCCAAAGTCAAAGCCACAATCCTTGAGATTCTCAAAGGATCAAACAACCAATCCAATAACATTCACTTCCACcacaaaaagaagcaaaagatgACTAAGAAAATCATCTTTGGCTCGTTCAGGCTCCACTACAACTGGTGCTCCTCAAAATCTTCTCATGTTATCCCTGTTCCCGCTCGTGTCTTTGAAGGGTTGCCAAAAGCTGGTGACATGATCCATCATCATGATGAACAATATTTGTATGAGGATTGCCATGATGATGATTCTCAGCTTGCGGGATACCTACAGTGGCTTGAAGAGAAGGttcaagatgatgatgatgataaaaagGCTTGTGGAAATGAGATGAACGAGATTGATATGTTGGCTGAAATGTTCATAGCGAATTGCCacgagaagttcaagttggagAAGCAAGAGTCTGATAGAAGGTTCCATGAAATGTTGGCTAGGGGCATGTGA